The Halococcus hamelinensis 100A6 genome window below encodes:
- a CDS encoding RodZ family helix-turn-helix domain-containing protein: MTSTQMSTLTKAVPRNRGRKLALVVGYLALAGGVLFAYDEPTTGYEVSIYGATPWGFWLGVGIALLVGVVVTLYVSEGYVNLAGLFLAGGSVISIAALPLIRSYYYYGSADGMTHLGWTKDLYNGSMSIFGDFYPGVHTVGLFVSGVLGTPITRSLLVGVLLFVVAYVVFIPLCIRSMTSHRGAMVLGGLTGLLILPINHFGTNYMTPHPISDTILLTPVVLYLLINYLTSPTDVFETQLPVSAAGGAFALILSALVLYHPQQAANLIILFITISGVQFVYRTVRPNSRIAEHKPLYAPTVYLIGASMLWSLGRSRFEGSVNAVLRELFSFLSGGSTNLGSTTASQGSSLTQAGGSIPELFLKLFGVSMVFAALAGLLMLTSLFGRLRDAPDTSALVKYFTIGLVVLIPYSLVFYIGSVSELFFRNVGLIMVIATILGTIALYRYITGLSEVVPGGGVRAVTVVVIVVMLVLSIAVIFPSPYLFIPNDQVTEGRIDGYDYTFSHTGPNASVYGVREGPWRVSHGLYGVEANEEADEIRYSGSTINITNATTVTTPTSDVRYLAVTGAAREREIEVYNGIRYNETAFERLEGTPGVSLVMSNGELDLYRLANSTDSPAVTNATGPTNTTAGPAANGTTSGANATNGSVFGNASASVAPSTSPAVRSVGLGTDPGGFPADRGS; the protein is encoded by the coding sequence GTGACCTCCACACAGATGAGTACGCTCACGAAAGCCGTCCCACGGAATCGCGGCCGGAAGCTCGCGCTCGTGGTCGGCTACCTCGCGCTCGCGGGCGGCGTGCTGTTCGCCTACGACGAGCCCACCACCGGCTACGAGGTCTCGATCTACGGCGCGACGCCCTGGGGTTTCTGGCTCGGCGTCGGTATCGCGCTCCTCGTCGGCGTGGTCGTCACCCTCTACGTCTCCGAGGGCTACGTCAACCTCGCGGGGCTCTTCCTCGCGGGCGGGTCGGTGATCTCGATCGCGGCGCTCCCGCTGATCCGGAGTTACTACTACTACGGCTCCGCCGACGGCATGACCCACCTCGGGTGGACGAAGGACCTCTACAACGGCTCGATGAGCATCTTCGGCGACTTCTATCCCGGCGTCCACACCGTCGGGCTCTTCGTCAGCGGCGTCCTCGGCACCCCGATCACCCGGTCGCTGTTGGTCGGCGTGCTCCTGTTCGTCGTCGCCTACGTCGTGTTCATCCCGCTGTGTATCCGCTCGATGACCTCCCACCGGGGTGCGATGGTGCTCGGCGGCCTCACGGGGCTCCTCATCCTGCCGATCAACCACTTCGGGACGAACTACATGACCCCGCACCCGATCAGCGACACCATCCTCCTGACGCCGGTTGTGCTCTATCTCCTGATAAACTACCTCACGAGCCCGACCGACGTCTTCGAGACCCAGCTGCCGGTCTCGGCCGCCGGCGGGGCGTTCGCGCTGATTCTCAGTGCGCTGGTGCTCTATCACCCCCAGCAGGCCGCGAACCTCATCATCCTCTTCATCACGATCTCGGGGGTCCAGTTCGTCTACCGAACCGTCCGACCGAACAGCCGGATCGCCGAGCACAAACCGCTCTACGCACCGACGGTCTACCTGATCGGGGCGTCCATGTTGTGGTCGCTGGGCCGGAGCCGGTTCGAGGGTTCGGTGAACGCGGTGCTCAGAGAGCTGTTCAGCTTCCTCTCCGGTGGATCGACGAACCTCGGCTCGACGACCGCGAGCCAGGGGAGTTCGCTCACCCAGGCCGGGGGCAGCATCCCCGAACTCTTCCTCAAGCTCTTCGGGGTGAGCATGGTCTTCGCGGCGCTCGCGGGCCTCCTGATGCTCACGAGCCTCTTCGGGCGACTCCGCGACGCCCCCGACACCTCGGCGCTCGTGAAGTACTTCACCATCGGGCTGGTGGTCCTCATCCCCTACTCGCTGGTCTTCTACATCGGGAGCGTCTCCGAGCTCTTCTTCCGGAACGTGGGACTCATCATGGTGATCGCGACGATCCTCGGGACGATCGCCCTCTATCGGTACATCACCGGTCTCTCGGAGGTGGTCCCCGGCGGCGGCGTCCGTGCGGTGACGGTGGTCGTCATCGTGGTCATGCTCGTGCTCTCGATCGCGGTGATATTCCCCTCCCCCTATCTCTTCATCCCGAACGACCAGGTCACCGAGGGCCGGATAGACGGTTACGACTACACGTTCTCCCACACCGGACCCAACGCCTCGGTCTACGGGGTGCGGGAGGGCCCCTGGCGCGTGAGCCACGGGCTCTACGGCGTCGAGGCGAACGAGGAGGCCGACGAGATCCGCTACAGCGGTTCGACGATCAACATCACCAACGCCACTACCGTCACCACCCCGACCTCGGACGTCAGGTACCTCGCGGTGACGGGTGCCGCCCGCGAACGCGAGATCGAGGTCTACAACGGGATCCGCTACAACGAGACGGCCTTCGAGCGGCTCGAAGGCACGCCCGGCGTCAGCCTCGTCATGAGCAACGGCGAGCTCGACCTCTACCGGCTCGCCAACAGCACTGACTCCCCCGCCGTGACCAACGCGACGGGGCCCACGAACACCACCGCGGGGCCCGCAGCGAACGGAACGACGTCGGGCGCGAACGCGACGAACGGGTCGGTGTTCGGCAACGCGTCCGCCTCGGTCGCCCCGTCGACGAGCCCCGCCGTTCGGTCGGTCGGCCTCGGCACCGACCCCGGGGGCTTCCCCGCGGACCGGGGTTCGTGA
- a CDS encoding alkaline phosphatase family protein — MTDGTTPDRALVLGLDGVPFERLRGWAEAGELPNVAALFEAGAAGPLASTKPANTALAWPSIATGTWPDKHGVYAFYKLGTNYRHRVNTGADVSRPALWEMVSPATAVNVPMTYPASEIDGRIVTGMMTPSRDEGFTYPPELADEIGRVSPDYDIGLDWNEYKDRPDEFPAALEALVNARRTYMNHALEEDWRLFFFVYTAPDRLQHLLWEEEVLIDHYKLLDEVIGDAREYAREHDLTLFVVSDHGFGPIDKNVHVNRLLANEGYLTPKSDTASRSTLSRVGLTKERVLGTLEDLGIDTDRLAKRLPQSLVDRVAAGIPGDNVRYDVDYTETKAFVHAQGTLYINDTERFDQGIVEPSEVDGLKAELTDVLTSFRDDGEQVLDVHDGDDLFPTDPKSPDLVVEPREGYYVKPSLAPEVFSDPGAHAADHRPDGIFFAEGPDVEPGSTPEDASVVDVAPTVLHAMGEPVPADTDGRVLDELFAPGSPTAERAVTTANYAGSGGQRGTDDDDFSDVEERLRGLGYVE; from the coding sequence ATGACCGACGGCACCACACCCGACCGCGCGCTCGTCCTCGGGCTCGATGGCGTGCCGTTCGAGCGCCTCCGCGGATGGGCCGAGGCGGGCGAGCTTCCGAACGTCGCGGCGCTGTTCGAGGCGGGCGCGGCCGGCCCGCTCGCGAGCACCAAGCCCGCGAACACCGCGCTGGCGTGGCCCTCGATCGCCACCGGCACCTGGCCCGACAAACACGGCGTCTACGCCTTCTACAAGCTCGGCACCAACTACCGCCACCGGGTCAACACCGGGGCCGACGTCTCCCGCCCCGCGCTCTGGGAGATGGTCTCGCCCGCGACCGCGGTGAACGTCCCGATGACCTACCCCGCGAGCGAGATCGACGGCCGGATCGTGACCGGGATGATGACCCCCTCGCGCGACGAGGGGTTCACCTACCCGCCGGAACTCGCCGACGAGATCGGTCGGGTCTCGCCCGACTACGATATCGGTCTCGACTGGAACGAGTACAAGGACCGACCCGACGAGTTCCCCGCGGCGCTCGAAGCGCTGGTGAACGCCCGTCGGACGTACATGAACCACGCGCTCGAGGAGGACTGGCGGCTGTTCTTCTTCGTCTACACCGCCCCCGACCGACTCCAGCACCTCCTCTGGGAGGAGGAGGTCCTGATCGACCACTACAAGCTCCTCGACGAGGTCATCGGCGACGCCCGCGAGTACGCCCGCGAACACGACCTCACGCTGTTCGTGGTCTCGGACCACGGCTTCGGCCCGATCGACAAGAACGTCCACGTCAACCGGCTGCTGGCGAACGAGGGCTACCTCACCCCGAAATCCGACACCGCGAGCCGGAGCACGCTCTCGCGGGTCGGGCTCACCAAGGAGCGCGTGCTCGGCACCCTCGAAGACCTCGGGATCGATACGGATCGCCTCGCGAAGCGGCTCCCGCAGTCGCTCGTCGACCGGGTCGCGGCCGGCATCCCGGGCGACAACGTCCGCTACGACGTCGATTACACGGAGACGAAAGCCTTCGTCCACGCCCAGGGGACCCTCTACATCAACGACACCGAGCGCTTCGACCAGGGGATCGTCGAACCCAGCGAGGTCGACGGGCTCAAAGCCGAACTCACGGACGTGCTCACGAGCTTCCGTGACGACGGTGAGCAGGTGCTCGACGTCCACGACGGCGACGACCTGTTCCCGACCGACCCGAAGTCGCCCGACCTCGTCGTCGAACCCCGCGAGGGCTACTACGTCAAGCCCTCGCTCGCGCCCGAGGTCTTCTCCGACCCCGGTGCCCACGCCGCCGACCACCGCCCCGACGGCATCTTCTTCGCCGAAGGGCCGGACGTCGAACCCGGCAGCACGCCCGAGGACGCCAGCGTGGTCGACGTCGCGCCGACGGTGCTCCACGCGATGGGCGAGCCGGTGCCCGCCGACACCGACGGGCGAGTGCTCGACGAGCTGTTCGCGCCGGGCTCGCCGACCGCCGAGCGGGCCGTCACGACGGCGAACTACGCGGGATCGGGTGGGCAGCGGGGCACCGACGACGACGACTTCAGCGACGTCGAGGAGCGACTCCGCGGGCTCGGCTACGTGGAATGA
- a CDS encoding sulfatase, translated as MQRPNIVWITLESTRADHTTMSGYSRDTTPNIDRIARGQRGRAFDNCHTHGIWTLASSASILTGTVPTHHGAGMANDAIPDEVETVPERLSAAGYHTACLSPNSHLSSATELDRGFDEFVWLSADTLLDAAGPRILFKYLRNCRRHGPGFTTDTRKHGTGFIMNEMAKRRVDAAAEDDDPFFLYAHYGDPHHPYQPPRRYLEPYADDFEMSVDEALELGQYHHGNFHQLIADGCPLDDDEWNALHALYDAEIAHTDELVGDLFEHVTRLDNTVFVVTADHGELFGEQGMLAHLVVTDDAVTHVPLVTHGFDELVDHESETVQHADVMRTLCEVAGAGVEGFHGVDLREETRDHTLTQRGAKRTRKNLDRFAELNPDFDPTPYHTSTLSALRTDEFKYQRSDDRAELFALPDECEDVDDDHPEVAADLDDELETILETDGQPAYSGEREGKFSDAMRDQLADLGYLVD; from the coding sequence ATGCAGCGCCCGAACATTGTCTGGATAACCCTCGAAAGCACTCGGGCCGACCACACCACGATGAGCGGGTACTCGCGCGATACGACCCCGAACATCGACCGGATCGCCCGCGGGCAGCGCGGGCGCGCGTTCGACAACTGCCACACCCACGGGATCTGGACGCTCGCCTCCAGCGCGTCGATACTCACCGGCACCGTCCCGACCCACCACGGTGCGGGGATGGCGAACGACGCGATCCCCGACGAGGTCGAGACGGTGCCCGAACGCCTCTCGGCGGCGGGCTATCACACCGCGTGTCTCTCGCCGAACTCCCACCTGAGTTCGGCGACGGAGCTCGACCGGGGCTTCGACGAGTTCGTCTGGCTGAGCGCCGACACCCTCCTCGACGCCGCGGGTCCCCGGATCCTGTTCAAGTACCTCCGGAACTGCCGGCGACACGGCCCCGGCTTCACCACCGACACCAGAAAGCACGGCACCGGCTTCATCATGAACGAGATGGCGAAGCGCCGGGTCGACGCCGCCGCCGAGGACGACGACCCGTTCTTCCTCTACGCCCACTACGGTGACCCCCACCACCCCTACCAGCCGCCGCGACGCTACCTCGAACCCTACGCCGACGACTTCGAGATGAGCGTGGACGAGGCGCTCGAACTCGGCCAGTACCACCACGGCAACTTCCACCAGCTGATCGCCGACGGCTGCCCGCTCGACGACGACGAGTGGAACGCGCTCCACGCGCTCTACGACGCCGAGATAGCCCACACCGACGAGCTCGTTGGCGACCTCTTCGAGCACGTCACGCGACTCGACAACACCGTCTTCGTCGTGACGGCCGACCACGGCGAGCTCTTCGGCGAGCAGGGCATGCTGGCCCACCTCGTCGTCACCGACGACGCCGTGACCCACGTCCCGCTGGTGACCCACGGCTTCGACGAACTCGTCGACCACGAGAGCGAGACCGTCCAGCACGCCGACGTGATGCGAACCCTCTGTGAGGTCGCGGGTGCCGGAGTCGAGGGCTTCCACGGGGTCGACCTCCGCGAGGAGACCCGCGATCACACCCTCACCCAGCGCGGCGCGAAGCGCACGCGAAAGAACCTCGACCGGTTCGCGGAGCTCAACCCCGATTTCGACCCCACGCCCTACCACACCTCGACCCTGAGCGCGCTCCGCACGGACGAGTTCAAGTATCAGAGAAGCGACGACCGGGCCGAGCTCTTCGCCCTCCCCGACGAGTGCGAGGACGTCGACGACGACCACCCCGAGGTAGCGGCGGACCTCGACGACGAACTCGAGACGATCCTCGAGACCGACGGCCAGCCGGCCTACAGCGGCGAACGCGAGGGGAAGTTCAGCGACGCGATGCGCGACCAGCTCGCGGATCTCGGCTACCTCGTGGACTAA